The Brachyspira sp. SAP_772 genome includes the window TAATATTGTTTTTTATAAAAAAATAGTAAAAATAACATTTAATTTTTAAAATATTTAATATTATTTAAACATAATAATATTATAAACAATATATTATGTTTAAATATATTGATTATATTACCGATAATATATGCAAGTGAACAGAATATTATAAAATTTTTATGTTTACTAAATTATGTATATATCTTAAAGAAAGAGGCAATATTAAATGTCAGTGAAGCAAATTTCAGATCAAGAAATATTATCAATGTATTTAAATTATGAGTCAATGGAGAAAGGGTTGTCACAAAATACACTAGAGTCTTATAGAAGAGACATAGTAATATACTTAGATTTTCTAGGCAGAAATAAAAAAACAATATTGAAAGCTACTAGGAAAGATATAGAAAAGTTCTTGAGTGAAAGAAAAGAGCAGGGCTCAAAGTCTAGAACAGTTGCAAGAAATAAAGTAAGTATAGTTAATTTGTATAAATTTTTAGTAATGGAAAATTATATTTCTAAGAACCCTACTGATAATTTAGAGGTAATACGTTTAAAAAGAGTGTTGCCAGAATCTTTAACTACTGAAGAGGTTGATGATTTATTATCTGTGCATAATGAAAAAACAGATAAGGGTTTGAGAGATAAGGCTATATTTGAACTTATGTATTCTTCTGGACTTAGAGTTAGTGAAATTTGTTCATTGAAAATAGAAGATATATTCTTTGACGAAAAATATTTAAAAATTTGCGGTAAAGGTAAAAGAGAGAGAATAGTTCCTATAAATGATAAAGCTTTAGATATTTTAAAGAGATATATTCAAACTAGCAGAGTAGTAATGGTTAAGGGTAAAAAGACCAGTGAATTATTTTTAAACTTTAGAGGAGATAAAATTTCTAGGGTAGGTATTTGGAAGATAGTAAAAGAGGCGATGAAAAAAAGCGGCATAGAGAAAAATGTTTATCCTCATACTTTAAGACATAGTTTTGCCACACACCTTCTTCAGCATGGTGCAGATTTAAGATCAGTTCAGAGAATGTTAGGACACTCTGATATCACTACAACAGAAATATATACACATGTTGATTCTACACATTTAAAAAAGCAGATTGCAAAACACCCTAAATATACAAAACATACTAGACAAAACAGCTAAAAAATAAAATAATAATTGGAAACTACTTTATATGAAAAAAAGCATTATAGCAACTACAATACTTTTACTTATAGCAACTTCTCTTATATTTCTTACTTTTGGTATAGGAGAGAGGCTTACTATAATTAATTATAATAACAATCTACAATATGCGATAGAAGAAGATGATAATAGTATAAGAACGCATAGAATAGATATGTATAATCCAGATTCTCTTACTTTGGTTCATAGTAAACCTATATTTAATGAATATAACTTGGCTGTAGATTTGGATGATTTTTATGTAGATGAAGATATAAGCGTGAGAGAGGATATAGATCTTTTTAATCAGGAATTATTATTGAGTGATGAGGAGATGAGCAGTGAAATGCCTAATCCTAATGTACTTCCTGCTATGGTTTTCTCTGGAAATACTACTGATAAAACTTCTGATAAATTAAGCAAGGCTATAGAAGGTGCTATTGCTAATTCTAAGAAAAGAGATGCTCCTCGTGTTTCTATAGATTTATCTAAGATATCAGTATTTAGATATGAACCTGTAGTTATAAATGCTTCTATATATACAGATGATAAAGTAGAGAATTTAAGTGTTTATGTAAGGTATAAGAAAGATAAAAGTGTAAGAAAGAATGTTGATGATAGATATCCTATTAATGTATTTAAATTAAAAAATGCAGAGTATAAAGCGACTTATTTACATCCATTTGGAGGAGATTTGGGTGAATATCAGGCGGTTGTGCTTGTACAGACAAAAAGCGGAGTTTATGGTTATACAAAAGATTTTACTGTAAAAGGAAGACAATCTCCGCCTGCTAAAGAGACAAAAAAGATAACTACGTTAGAATATGCTATAGATTTAACTACTAAGAAAATTCCTAATATAGAAACAGGAGCATTAACAGAGGATTATAATGCAATATACGACTGGGTTCGTTATATGAAATGTGATACTTTGTGGGTAATAGGAGGACAGACTACAGGGTGGACTGGCGGTATTACTCCTGAAAAACCTTGGGCTTCTGCTATGATTAAGAATGTTGAGAACCTAGCTGCTTCAAAATCTAAGGGCAATGTTGAGCTTGGTGCTTATGTTATGAGCTATTTTGCTGCTGGCGGCGGACACAGAAAAGGCGGATATGAAGTTTCTGTTGGATACAATTCCAGTACTAAAAGTTTGGTAGAAAGCAGACATATTTCTTTGGGCGACCCTAAGAGAGTGCAGGATATAATAGATATATTAAAAAGATATGATGCTAATCCTAATATATCATATATTGGTTTGGACTTTATTAGAACTGGTGAAGTTGATGGTTATGAGTTGGTTGATGAGATGGTAGAGCTTACTGGAGTTTATACTCCTGCTAATTGGTCTACTATGAACAAGGCTGCTCGTATGCGTTGGCTTGCTGTTAATAGAGGCAGAAAAGAAATAGGCATGAAGTGGAG containing:
- the xerD gene encoding site-specific tyrosine recombinase XerD; amino-acid sequence: MSVKQISDQEILSMYLNYESMEKGLSQNTLESYRRDIVIYLDFLGRNKKTILKATRKDIEKFLSERKEQGSKSRTVARNKVSIVNLYKFLVMENYISKNPTDNLEVIRLKRVLPESLTTEEVDDLLSVHNEKTDKGLRDKAIFELMYSSGLRVSEICSLKIEDIFFDEKYLKICGKGKRERIVPINDKALDILKRYIQTSRVVMVKGKKTSELFLNFRGDKISRVGIWKIVKEAMKKSGIEKNVYPHTLRHSFATHLLQHGADLRSVQRMLGHSDITTTEIYTHVDSTHLKKQIAKHPKYTKHTRQNS